The genomic DNA ATATCGCGCAGCGCGGCATCTCGAGAATCTCGAGAATCGCGGCGTCTGAGGGACGACCCACCcccgccacctcctccacggACGCATCACTCGCGGAGCCCAACGCCAAAATcggatcgtcgtcgagacTCCTCTCGCTCGCGGACCACGGCTGTTCGCTCTGACGCTCCCTCACAGCCTGGACGACCAAGGGGTGGCAGGGATTCCTCCGAAGACCGCGGACGCCGGCCTTCTTCAAGGCACGGTCACCCTCGCTCACCAAGGCCACCTCCCGAGCGGAGGCATCGACAAGTCTCGGCCGAGCGACCTCATTCATCCCGATCGGAAGTCGAGGAAGAGATGGCATCGCGCAGCAGTTATCGCGGGGGTCACCCAGCATACGCACAGAAGGGCCACTATGGCGACCCTCCGCGGCATTCACAGTCTCCTCGCCACTCATACCAAAACTCTCCGACCATGTCCCCCTACGGCCCCCACCGAGGAGTTCGCGCTGGCCAACACTCTCCTCCACAGTATGTGATGCGCCGAGCTGATCTCTGGCACATGCCCCGCGACCCCTCAGAATTATGCTGATCTTTGCAGTCACTACCCGCCCCAAGCGCCTCATGGGCATGCAAATCAAGTTATTCCAAAAGGCTCATCCGATAATCATCACCCCCATCGCCAACAGTCACCATCAAATTCAGCACCCACAGGTCCGATGCAGTCGTATGCCCAAGGAGTGGGTTACCGCGGCGGTCATCGCGGCGGTTCTTTTAGGGGAGGCTCCTTCGCATCTAGCCGTGGGGGATTTCGGAGTTCTGGGTCCCAAAACTCACAGTGGGACGCGGAGCAGCCGGGTCGCGGGCcaaacgacggcggcagtcgACGGCCAAGCATCAACTCTGAAACACACCTTGGGAGCAGTCAAAACGCCGCAACGGCAAACGCCCGACCCCAGAACGATGAGCCCCCCAGGGCTACTGAGGGCTCCAAGAAAGAGAATGACGCGTCTGTGCCACCGCCAAGACAGACGGGTCCCAGCTCTGCATCGCCGCGATCCGGAGGGCTGGCGGGAAAATTCAGTTTCTCCTTCAAGCCGTCCTCGAAACCGACACCCATGGCACCGAAACCCGAGATATCGCAGAAGTTCAATGCGGTTCCGCAGAAGGCTGAAGCGGAGTCGGGATCAAGGGGAGATAGCCGTGACGACCGTGGTCGTgaccgcgaccgcgaccgaGACCGAGACCGGGAACGGGAATGGGAACGAGAGCGTGACCGAGCGCGGGACCGGGACCGGGACCGGGAGCGAGAGCGGGACCACACCCGGGAGAAGGATCGTGGTCGTTTTCGTGAGCCCCCACGCGGCGCGCCGACCGAACCAGCATCGGCCCGGGCCCGACCGGACCTGCGCGACATGCGCGATGTGCCAAATGGCCCGAGATCAGCTCCGCGAATGCGCAAAGTCAAGAAGATTGTACGCACCGTCAAGCCTCGACCCAACCTCGAAGCGGACTTGGCCGCGTCTGAGTCGGTTTTCTACCGGAAACCTGGCAACGAGTCTGTGGTCGGCTCAGGCACGTACGGAAAAGTGTTCAAGGGCCTCAATGTTTACACCAAGGGCCTTGTGGCCCTCAAGCGAATTCGAATGGAGGGTGAGAGAGACGGCTTCCCCGTGACAGCAGTTCGAGAGATCAAGCTGCTTCAGTCCCTGCGACACACCAATATCGTCAACCTTCAGGAGGTCATGGTGGAGAAGAATGACTGCTTCATGGTGTTTGAATACCTCTCGCACGATCTGACGGGTCTGCTCAACCACCCGACGTTTAAGCTGGACCCCGCGCAGAGAAAGCACCTCGCGATGCAGTTGTTTGAGGGGCTGGACTACCTGCACACGAGGGGCGTGCTCCACCGAGACATTAAGGCCGCCAACATCCTCGTCAGCAACGAAGGTGTACTGAAGCTCGCTGACTTCGGGCTCGCTCGTTTCTACGCGAAACGCCACCAGCTGGACTACACAAATCGAGTAATCACGATCTGGTATCGATCACCGGAGCTTCTGTTGGGGGAGACGCAGTACACGGCAGCGGTCGACGTCTGGAGCGCGGCGTGCGTGATGGTAGAGATCTTTACGCGGCGTGCCATCTTTGCTGGTGACGGCACAGAACTCAGCCAATTGGACAAGATATACAGCATCCTTGGGACGCCGAACCGTCAGGagtggcctggcctgg from Purpureocillium takamizusanense chromosome 4, complete sequence includes the following:
- the LSK1 gene encoding [Pyruvate dehydrogenase (acetyl-transferring)] kinase (EggNog:ENOG503NUEM~COG:D) is translated as MTDAERTDHHGHRARSGRGAKPSDRPGSPSRESRRSPDARSHRRHSRGEHSTHDRRRSRDRSRERTRHRPSESARRVSEVEDLIPRYRVSKARHVEHDDQSSRRSRSRERGSPGTKRHRDSSRSPSHHHRKRSRKDYSPSRRDRDRSRESDSRKRRRHSPHDRHESSHRHHGHSLRPPSRSHDTQSRSRRRSRSKSPSRHDLISRSAASRESRESRRLRDDPPPPPPPRTHHSRSPTPKSDRRRDSSRSRTTAVRSDAPSQPGRPRGGRDSSEDRGRRPSSRHGHPRSPRPPPERRHRQVSAERPHSSRSEVEEEMASRSSYRGGHPAYAQKGHYGDPPRHSQSPRHSYQNSPTMSPYGPHRGVRAGQHSPPHHYPPQAPHGHANQVIPKGSSDNHHPHRQQSPSNSAPTGPMQSYAQGVGYRGGHRGGSFRGGSFASSRGGFRSSGSQNSQWDAEQPGRGPNDGGSRRPSINSETHLGSSQNAATANARPQNDEPPRATEGSKKENDASVPPPRQTGPSSASPRSGGLAGKFSFSFKPSSKPTPMAPKPEISQKFNAVPQKAEAESGSRGDSRDDRGRDRDRDRDRDREREWERERDRARDRDRDRERERDHTREKDRGRFREPPRGAPTEPASARARPDLRDMRDVPNGPRSAPRMRKVKKIVRTVKPRPNLEADLAASESVFYRKPGNESVVGSGTYGKVFKGLNVYTKGLVALKRIRMEGERDGFPVTAVREIKLLQSLRHTNIVNLQEVMVEKNDCFMVFEYLSHDLTGLLNHPTFKLDPAQRKHLAMQLFEGLDYLHTRGVLHRDIKAANILVSNEGVLKLADFGLARFYAKRHQLDYTNRVITIWYRSPELLLGETQYTAAVDVWSAACVMVEIFTRRAIFAGDGTELSQLDKIYSILGTPNRQEWPGLVDMAWFELLRPTAKRKNVFADNYRDKLTPAAFDLLSSMFHYDPAKRPTAAEALQHGYFTTEEPLPRQAVELASIDGDWHEFESKALRKENERREREARRAAKDGSREKEKKRGPEGGQQGQREAKRIHVDNDAT